A window of the Hordeum vulgare subsp. vulgare chromosome 5H, MorexV3_pseudomolecules_assembly, whole genome shotgun sequence genome harbors these coding sequences:
- the LOC123394995 gene encoding wall-associated receptor kinase 5-like, whose product MRLVILLVWLWSLAPISMNIKVASAAPDPPSAPSLAHCPKTCGDVSISYPFGVGPGCFRQGFDLICDATTKPPKLFLGNTTTQVISLFPSGTVLASIMYTIPMVPGVGTYNLSWESPGRNLNIATYNYLAFLGCGVGVYLYHPDTGYLVGHCTVKCASMASMLLATKGGVCNGMGCCTVTFSVPFRGFRVTIVKNNETVPQPFANITIKAFLTFRSYIFSIADLLSDKINASTVGASSAAYLSTVITDKPNCTKAWSDDRTRYACGSSDCVDVANGGYSCSCSGSSDDGNPYILDDCKQGYNPTPKLNCSRSCGSTNIPFPFGFEPGCYATRRFQLNCASNRTLIGRPPVKYEVTNISLDDGLLYVNKLSDFEGANMNYLSIYYRGSGYFGQQLVYGLDKSDLSEEYGVWRWSAANLTCENARNDSAYGCRSANSECIGVTHGKLYIGYRCKCSPGFEGNPYVENGCTDIDECLIPNNCNGTCYNLKGSFRCCPHGMFFDPVGKQCSLNKRQNLILGISAGIGSGFGVLALALGAIVLVRRLKRGAQRKIRRAFFRKNKGLLLEQLISSTSESVTHSTRIFSLEELEKATNNFDPTRVLGHGGHGTVYKGILSDQRVVAIKKSKMVEQSEIDQFVNEVSILSQIIHRNVVKLFGCCLESEVPLLVYEFISNGTLHDLLHGDPSAKCLLTWDDRIRIALEAAGALAYLHSSAAMPIFHRDVKSANILLDDTFTTKVSDFGASRSISIDQTHVVTIVQGTFGYLDPEYYYTGQLTEKSDVYSFGVILVELLTRKKPIFLDSLGEKQNLCHYFLGRLKDETAMDIIDSQVVEEASQREIDETASVAAMCLRTRGGQRPKMKEVELRLQLLRARKRPPRTHKQELQRHGETKPLLSTPIKSRSTSLAMAKNVELGVVAANPSSQAVTRCYSMEQEMVASSEFPR is encoded by the exons ATGCGGCTGGTGATCTTGCTGGTGTGGTTGTGGAGCTTGGCACCCATTTCCATGAACATCAAGGTGGCATCTGCAGCCCCTGATCCTCCATCAGCACCTAGCCTCGCACACTGCCCCAAAACCTGTGGGGATGTGAGCATCTCGTACCCCTTCGGCGTCGGGCCAGGCTGCTTCCGGCAAGGCTTCGACCTCATCTGCGACGCCACCACCAAGCCTCCCAAGCTCTTCCTAGGCAACACCACCACCCAGGTGATCAGCCTCTTCCCTTCAGGAACTGTCCTTGcctctatcatgtataccatcccCATGGTGCCGGGTGTTGGCACCTACAACCTGTCCTGGGAGTCTCCAGGGAGGAACCTCAACATCGCGACCTACAACTACCTGGCGTTCCTCGGCTGCGGCGTTGGGGTCTACCTGTACCACCCTGACACGGGCTACCTCGTCGGCCACTGTACGGTGAAGTGTGCCTCCATGGCGAGCATGCTCCTAGCGACGAAAGGAGGGGTCTGCAACGGCATGGGCTGCTGCACTGTCACGTTCTCCGTGCCGTTCCGAGGCTTTAGGGTGACCATCGTGAAGAACAACGAGACGGTACCACAGCCTTTTGCTAATATCACCATCAAGGCTTTCTTGACATTCCGCTCGTATATATTTAGTATCGCAGACCTGTTGTCTGATAAGATAAATGCGAGCACCGTTGGTGCTTCCTCTGCTGCTTACCTCTCGACTGTGATCACGGATAAACCCAATTGTACAAAAGCTTGGTCGGATGATAGGACGCGGTATGCTTGTGGCAGTAGCGATTGTGTGGATGTGGCAAATGGAGGCTACTCCTGTTCCTGCTCTGGCAGTTCTGATGATGGCAATCCCTACATTCTTGATGATTGCAAACAAG GGTATAATCCTACCCCAAAATTGAACTGTTCTAGATCATGCGGCAGCACAAACATTCCTTTCCCTTTTGGGTTTGAACCAGGGTGTTATGCTACAAGGAGATTTCAACTGAATTGCGCATCCAATCGCACTCTTATTGGCAGACCACCTGTGAAATATGAAGTGACGAATATTTCATTAGATGATGGACTCCTATATGTTAATAAGCTTTCAGATTTTGAAGGTGCCAACATGAATTATCTATCAATATACTATCGTGGCTCTGGATACTTTGGTCAGCAACTAGTATATGGATTGGATAAGTCTGATTTATCTGAGGAATATGGTGTCTGGAGGTGGTCAGCGGCCAATCTTACATGTGAAAATGCAAGAAACGACAGTGCATATGGATGCCGCAGCGCGAATAGTGAGTGTATTGGTGTCACACATGGAAAACTCTACATTGGTTATCGATGCAAGTGCTCTCCTGGCTTTGAAGGAAATCCCTATGTCGAAAATGGATGCACAG ATATTGACGAGTGCCTGATACCCAATAACTGTAATGGGACATGCTATAACCTGAAAGGAAGCTTCCGTTGTTGCCCTCATGGCATGTTCTTTGATCCAGTAGGAAAACAGTGCTCTCTCAATAAGCGGCAAAATCTTATTTTGG GAATTTCTGCTGGGATTGGCAGTGGTTTTGGAGTGCTAGCCCTTGCACTGGGTGCGATTGTACTAGTGAGGAGATTGAAGAGAGGCGCTCAAAGGAAAATCCGAAGGGCGTTCTTCAGAAAAAACAAAGGCCTGCTCCTGGAGCAGCTGATCTCATCAACCAGTGAAAGCGTCACTCACAGCACAAGGATATTTTCCTTGGAAGAGCTAGAGAAAGCAACCAACAACTTCGACCCAACGCGTGTACTCGGGCACGGAGGCCATGGCACCGTCTACAAGGGGATTTTATCTGACCAGCGGGTGGTGGCCATCAAGAAGTCCAAGATGGTGGAGCAGAGTGAGATCGACCAGTTCGTCAACGAGGTGTCCATCCTGTCCCAGATCATCCACCGCAATGTGGTGAAGCTCTTCGGGTGCTGCCTCGAGTCTGAGGTGCCGCTCCTCGTGTACGAGTTCATCTCCAATGGCACGCTCCATGACCTCCTCCATGGTGATCCGAGTGCCAAATGCTTGCTGACGTGGGACGATCGTATCAGGATTGCTCTAGAGGCTGCAGGGGCGCTTGCCTACCTCCACTCGTCCGCCGCGATGCCGATCTTCCACAGGGATGTCAAATCTGCCAACATACTCCTGGATGACACTTTCACCACCAAGGTCTCGGACTTCGGCGCCTCCAGGTCCATCTCCATCGACCAGACTCACGTGGTCACCATCGTGCAGGGGACATTCGGGTACCTAGACCCAGAGTACTACTACACTGGGCAGCTCACCGAGAAGAGCGACGTCTACAGTTTCGGCGTGATACTCGTCGAGCTCTTGACAAGGAAGAAGCCAATTTTTCTGGACAGTCTTGGTGAGAAACAGAACTTGTGTCATTACTTCCTTGGACGGCTAAAAGATGAAACTGCCATGGATATTATTGATTCTCAAGTTGTGGAGGAGGCCAGCCAGCGCGAGATCGACGAGACCGCGTCCGTCGCGGCGATGTGCTTGAGGACTAGAGGCGGACAGaggcctaagatgaaagaggtggagcTAAGGCTGCAGCTGCTACGAGCTAGGAAACGACCTCCTAGAACACACAAACAAGAGCTACAAAGGCACGGCGAGACCAAGCCGTTGTTGTCAACTCCAATTAAGTCCAGATCTACTTCTTTGGCCATGGCCAAGAACGTTGAGCTTGGCGTCGTTGCTGCTAATCCGTCGTCGCAGGCTGTCACGAGGTGCTACTCCATGGAGCAAGAGATGGTGGCTTCATCAGAGTTTCCTCGTTAG